A window of the Mus pahari chromosome 1, PAHARI_EIJ_v1.1, whole genome shotgun sequence genome harbors these coding sequences:
- the Nosip gene encoding nitric oxide synthase-interacting protein — protein sequence MTRHGKNCTAGAVYTYHEKKKDTAASGYGTQNIRLSRDAVKDFDCCCLSLQPCHDPVVTPDGYLYEREAILEYILHQKKEIARQMKAYEKQRGARREEQKELQRAAAQDQVRGFLEKEAAIVSRPLNPFMPKAATLPNTEGEQPGPSVGSVGKDKDKDKALPSFWIPSLTPEAKATKLEKPSRTVTCPMSGKPLRMSDLTSVRFTQLDDSVDRVGLITRSERYVCAVTRDSLSNATPCAVLRPSGAVVTLECVEKLIRKDMVDPVNGDTLTERDIIVLQRGGTGFAGSGVKLQAEMSRPVMQA from the exons ATGACGCGGCATGGCAAGAACTGTACTGCAGGGGCTGTCTACACCTACCACGAGAAGAAGAAGGACACAG CGGCCTCGGGCTATGGAACCCAGAACATTCGACTGAGCCGGGATGCTGTGAAGGACTTTGACTgctgctgtctctctctgcagccctgccATGACCCTGTGGTCAC GCCAGATGGCTACCTGTATGAAAGGGAAGCAATCCTGGAGTATATCCTGCACCAGAAGAAAGAGATAGCCCGGCAGATGAAG GCCTATGAGAAGCAGCGAGGAGCTCggagagaagagcagaaagagcTTCAGCGAGCTGCAGCTCAGGACCAAGTTAGAGGCTTCCTGGAGAAGGAGGCAGCCATCGTGAGCCGGCCCCTCAACCCCTTCATGCCCAAGGCTGCCACCTTGCCCAACACAG AGGGTGAACAGCCAGGGCCCAGTGTGGGTTCCGTAggcaaggacaaggacaaggacaaagCACTGCCCAGCTTCTGGATTCCCTCGCTAACGCCCGAGGCAAAGGCCACCAAACTGGAAAAGCCG TCCCGCACGGTGACCTGCCCAATGTCCGGGAAGCCACTGCGCATGTCGGACCTGACGTCAGTGCGCTTCACGCAGCTGGACGACTCCGTGGACCGCGTGGGCCTCATCACGCGCAGTGAGCGCTACGTTTGCGCAGTGACCCGAGACAGTCTGAGCAATGCCACGCCGTGCGCAGTGCTGCGGCCCTC TGGGGCCGTGGTCACGCTGGAGTGTGTCGAGAAACTGATCCGGAAGGACATGGTGGACCCCGTGAATGGGGACACGCTGACAGAGCGCGACATCATCGTGCTGCAGCGG ggCGGCACAGGCTTTGCGGGCTCCGGAGTGAAGCTACAGGCGGAAATGTCCCGGCCAGTGATGCAGGCCTGA